The Mytilus trossulus isolate FHL-02 chromosome 3, PNRI_Mtr1.1.1.hap1, whole genome shotgun sequence genome contains a region encoding:
- the LOC134711272 gene encoding uncharacterized protein LOC134711272, whose product MPKRPNPFGDASPLQMKTHVGTKEINLMGLDGDKNMKTVYEKTKQLLFTGAQKQLDDINIDANDNCASIPNQNVSGQMCLDNTGHIVAPSVPSVQPPTPTDDDNDEDGMDVDGVLVDTNSNKKISDFFTVKNIAEQRQKDIPQKPSL is encoded by the exons ATGCCTAAAAGACCAAATCCATTTGGAGATGCCTCTCCACTCCAAATGAAGACTCATGTCGGAACGAAGGAAATAAATCTGATGGGCTTGGACGGAGACAAGAACATGAAAACTGTTTATG AAAAGACCAAACAGCTATTGTTTACAGGAGCTCAGAAACAATTGGATGATATCAATATAGATGCTAACGATAACTGTGCTTCGATCCCAAACCAAAATGTTTCAGGACAAATGTGTTTAGACAATACAGGACATATAGTTGCCCCATCAGTACCCTCTGTACAGCCTCCCACACCAActgatgatgataatgatgagGATGGTATGGATGTTGATGGAGTTCTTGTTGATACAAActcaaataagaaaatatcagATTTTTTCACTGTCAAAA atATTGCCGAACAAAGACAAAAAGATATTCCACAGAAACCATCA ttatGA